The following proteins come from a genomic window of Mariniflexile sp. TRM1-10:
- a CDS encoding pirin family protein, producing MKTIIHKADSRGFASHGWLQANHSFSFANYQNPEKVHFGALRVLNDDIIAPKMGFGTHPHDNMEIITIPLKGVLKHKDNMGDEWLSVLPGEVQVMSAGTGVQHSEINGSVDEHLSLFQIWIFPNKQNVAPRYDQKSFDAKERKNKLQTLVSSIDENHEGSLKIHQDAVISRIDLDKSTAFEYKLKSENHGVYIMTISGSVLIDNTVLETRDAAGVSETKSFAIKAEKDSSLLFIEVPMEF from the coding sequence ATGAAAACAATAATTCATAAAGCCGATAGTAGAGGATTTGCAAGCCATGGTTGGTTACAGGCAAATCATTCGTTTAGTTTTGCAAATTACCAGAACCCGGAAAAAGTGCATTTTGGTGCATTGCGCGTGTTGAATGATGACATTATCGCTCCAAAAATGGGTTTTGGAACACACCCGCACGATAATATGGAAATCATTACCATTCCGTTAAAAGGTGTTTTAAAACATAAAGACAATATGGGTGACGAATGGTTATCCGTGTTGCCAGGAGAGGTGCAGGTTATGAGTGCGGGAACCGGTGTACAGCATTCAGAGATCAATGGGTCTGTAGATGAGCATTTGAGTTTGTTCCAAATTTGGATATTTCCCAATAAGCAAAATGTAGCACCACGATACGACCAAAAATCATTTGATGCTAAAGAAAGAAAAAATAAACTTCAAACATTAGTAAGTTCTATAGATGAAAACCATGAAGGGAGTTTAAAAATCCATCAAGATGCTGTGATTTCTAGAATTGATTTAGATAAAAGTACCGCGTTTGAATACAAACTTAAAAGCGAAAATCATGGCGTTTATATCATGACTATTAGTGGTAGTGTGTTGATTGATAACACTGTTTTAGAAACACGTGATGCTGCGGGTGTTTCTGAAACGAAATCTTTTGCAATTAAAGCAGAAAAAGATTCTAGTTTGTTGTTTATTGAAGTGCCCATGGAATTTTAA
- a CDS encoding acyl-CoA carboxylase subunit beta translates to MDLNFNKNEDYNKLLVSELNNRLAKVHLGGGKSSIEKHRAKGKMTAHERVNYLLDKNSKSIEIAAFAGEGMYESHGGCPSAGVVVKIGYVNGKQCIVVANDATVKAGAWFPITAKKNLRAQEIAIENKLPIIYLVDSAGVYLPLQDEIFPDKEHFGRIFRNNAIMSSMGITQIAAVMGSCVAGGAYLPIMSDEALIVDKTGSIFLAGSYLVKAAIGETVDNETLGGATTHCEISGVTDYKAKDDKDALDTIKNIIGKIGDYDKAGYNRIGAEKPKENPEDIYGIIPKSRADQYDMYEIIKRLVDNSEFDEYKAGYGKTIITCYARIDGWAVGIVANQRKLVKTKQGEMQFGGVIYNDSADKATRFIANCNQKKIPLVFLQDVTGFMVGSKSEHGGIIKDGAKMVNAVSNSVVPKFTVIIGNSYGAGNYAMCGKAYDPRLIVSWPSAELAVMSGNSAAKVLLQIEKASLEKQGEKITKEKENELYNKIKDRYDTQVSPYYAASRIWTDAIIDPLDTRKWISMGIEAANHAPIEKPFNLGVLQV, encoded by the coding sequence ATGGATTTAAACTTCAACAAAAACGAAGATTACAATAAACTTTTAGTATCAGAACTTAATAATCGGCTTGCTAAAGTACATTTAGGAGGCGGAAAAAGTAGCATTGAAAAGCATCGTGCCAAAGGAAAAATGACGGCACACGAGCGTGTTAATTATTTATTGGACAAAAATTCAAAATCTATTGAAATCGCTGCTTTTGCAGGAGAAGGCATGTATGAATCTCATGGCGGTTGTCCCTCAGCTGGTGTGGTTGTGAAAATTGGTTATGTTAATGGAAAACAATGTATTGTAGTTGCCAACGATGCCACCGTCAAAGCTGGAGCTTGGTTTCCTATTACAGCAAAAAAGAATTTAAGAGCCCAAGAAATTGCTATTGAAAACAAGTTGCCTATCATTTATTTAGTAGATAGTGCCGGGGTGTATTTGCCTTTGCAAGACGAAATTTTTCCTGATAAAGAACATTTTGGACGTATTTTTAGAAACAATGCCATAATGAGCAGTATGGGTATTACCCAAATAGCTGCGGTTATGGGCAGTTGTGTTGCTGGTGGCGCTTATTTACCTATTATGAGTGACGAAGCCTTAATTGTTGACAAAACGGGAAGCATCTTTTTAGCTGGCAGTTATTTAGTAAAAGCGGCTATTGGAGAAACGGTCGATAATGAAACGCTTGGTGGCGCTACTACACATTGTGAAATTTCTGGGGTAACCGACTATAAGGCCAAAGATGATAAAGATGCTTTAGATACTATAAAGAATATCATTGGGAAAATTGGTGATTATGATAAAGCGGGTTATAACCGAATAGGCGCTGAGAAACCAAAAGAAAACCCTGAAGATATTTATGGCATTATACCAAAATCGAGAGCAGATCAATATGATATGTATGAGATTATCAAACGGTTGGTTGATAATTCCGAATTTGACGAATATAAAGCTGGATATGGAAAAACCATCATTACCTGTTACGCCAGAATAGATGGTTGGGCAGTTGGTATTGTGGCCAACCAACGAAAATTGGTAAAAACCAAACAAGGCGAAATGCAATTTGGTGGTGTTATTTATAACGACAGTGCTGATAAAGCGACCCGTTTTATTGCTAACTGCAATCAGAAAAAAATTCCTTTAGTATTTTTACAAGATGTTACTGGTTTTATGGTTGGCAGCAAAAGCGAGCATGGAGGCATTATAAAAGATGGTGCAAAAATGGTGAATGCCGTTAGTAATTCGGTTGTGCCTAAATTTACAGTAATTATAGGAAATAGTTATGGTGCCGGTAATTATGCTATGTGCGGAAAGGCATACGACCCAAGATTGATTGTATCATGGCCAAGTGCAGAGCTTGCTGTAATGAGCGGTAACTCTGCCGCCAAAGTACTGCTTCAAATAGAAAAAGCTTCTTTAGAAAAACAAGGAGAAAAAATCACAAAAGAGAAAGAAAACGAGCTTTATAATAAAATAAAAGACCGATACGATACGCAAGTTTCTCCGTATTACGCTGCATCACGCATTTGGACAGATGCTATTATTGACCCCTTGGATACCCGAAAATGGATTAGTATGGGTATCGAAGCTGCTAACCACGCTCCTATTGAAAAACCATTCAATTTGGGCGTTTTACAGGTTTAA
- a CDS encoding DoxX family protein yields MDTIKTLNKWANGHTYFPLDLLRVALGIFLFIKGISFMADSMMLLQLFKPMENMVGGMIVVHYVAPAHFIGGVLIAFGLLTRWAIIAQLPILIGAILINFVGEMHTNNLILAIAVLLICGFFLLYGSGKHSLDYYFKMQQ; encoded by the coding sequence ATGGATACAATAAAAACACTCAATAAGTGGGCGAATGGGCATACCTATTTCCCGCTTGATTTGCTCCGTGTTGCTTTGGGCATATTCCTTTTTATAAAAGGTATTAGCTTTATGGCCGACAGTATGATGCTTTTACAACTTTTTAAACCAATGGAAAATATGGTTGGAGGCATGATCGTTGTACACTATGTTGCTCCTGCACATTTTATAGGAGGCGTTTTAATAGCCTTTGGTTTACTAACACGATGGGCAATAATTGCGCAATTACCAATTTTAATTGGAGCGATACTAATAAATTTTGTTGGAGAAATGCATACTAACAACTTAATTTTAGCAATAGCAGTATTACTAATATGTGGCTTTTTCTTATTGTATGGCTCTGGAAAACATTCTTTAGATTATTATTTTAAAATGCAGCAATAA
- a CDS encoding GNAT family N-acetyltransferase, whose amino-acid sequence MEIKQIDNGKEGAFYIEIDDKKVAEMTYSHAEPNKIIIDHTEVSETLKGQGVGYKLVEASVDYLRANNLKVIPLCPFANAVFKKKHHEYADVLA is encoded by the coding sequence ATGGAAATAAAGCAAATAGACAACGGAAAAGAAGGTGCTTTTTATATAGAAATTGACGATAAAAAAGTAGCAGAAATGACCTATTCGCATGCTGAACCTAATAAAATTATAATAGACCATACCGAAGTGAGCGAAACACTAAAAGGTCAAGGTGTGGGGTATAAATTGGTTGAAGCATCGGTAGATTATTTGCGAGCTAATAACTTAAAAGTAATTCCCCTATGTCCATTTGCCAACGCGGTTTTTAAGAAAAAGCATCATGAGTATGCAGATGTTTTAGCCTAA
- a CDS encoding NADPH-dependent FMN reductase → MKKIIAFAGTNSKESINKKLAIYASSLVDNVSINILDLNDFEMPLYGIDLEKEKGIPENVHKFLDLIKASDGIILSLAEHNGAYSTAFKNVFDWISRIDGKLWSNKPMLLMATSPGARGGASVLEIAKSRFPYMGGNIVSEFSLPSFGENFIENKIVNSELHSSLLKAITKFQNNL, encoded by the coding sequence ATGAAAAAAATTATAGCCTTTGCAGGTACAAATAGTAAAGAATCAATAAATAAGAAATTAGCAATTTATGCTTCGAGTTTGGTAGATAATGTTTCTATAAATATTTTAGACTTAAATGATTTTGAAATGCCTTTATATGGTATTGATTTGGAAAAAGAGAAAGGTATTCCAGAAAACGTACATAAATTTTTAGATTTAATAAAAGCTTCAGATGGTATTATATTATCATTGGCAGAACATAACGGAGCCTACTCTACGGCCTTTAAAAATGTTTTTGATTGGATATCTAGAATTGATGGTAAGCTTTGGAGCAATAAACCCATGTTGTTAATGGCAACATCACCTGGAGCTAGGGGAGGTGCAAGTGTGTTGGAAATTGCAAAAAGTAGATTTCCATATATGGGAGGCAATATAGTTTCAGAGTTTTCATTACCAAGCTTTGGAGAGAATTTTATAGAGAATAAAATTGTAAATTCTGAGCTTCATTCAAGCTTGTTAAAGGCAATAACAAAATTTCAAAACAATCTATAA
- a CDS encoding OmpA family protein: MMLKKEIFLVFLIANTFIIHSQTPELTKKDSTIVSSWIFGIGFNIVDDSDDRSHKLFDFKEGWNAVPFPSRLSIGKYFKSGLGLEAIASYNKYKKGKIADGLPVTDDKDYYSIDSRLSYDLNKIIGETGWFDPYIGVGAGYTHSNDISRGTYNAVLGFRTWFSDRWGLDINTSGKWTMNRNYTDHLQHAVGVVYRFNIKKDLTEEGKAKLELINEENEKNRVSDSIMLANKQAEEARLLSERLEKEKEATRLAELEKEKAETRNKIQSKIDALEKIHFPFNSSSLTVVSKNTLNKLLQILNEHPKLSIEITSHTDARGSDIYNHKLSESRLKSTLDYLFDNAVENDRVVGKAFGEEKLTNECDDHVKCTELKHQQNRRSEIKIISF, from the coding sequence ATGATGCTTAAAAAAGAAATTTTTTTGGTTTTTCTTATTGCCAATACTTTTATAATTCATTCTCAAACTCCCGAACTTACAAAAAAAGATTCAACCATTGTTAGTTCATGGATTTTTGGAATAGGCTTTAATATTGTTGATGATTCCGATGATAGATCCCATAAATTATTTGATTTTAAAGAAGGGTGGAATGCGGTACCATTCCCGTCTAGATTAAGTATCGGAAAATATTTTAAAAGCGGGTTAGGACTTGAGGCAATTGCTTCTTACAACAAATATAAAAAAGGTAAGATTGCTGATGGTTTGCCAGTTACCGATGATAAAGATTATTATTCTATTGATTCCAGATTAAGTTATGATTTGAATAAAATTATTGGAGAAACGGGTTGGTTTGATCCATATATTGGTGTAGGAGCTGGTTATACACATTCTAATGACATTTCTAGAGGAACCTATAATGCTGTATTAGGATTTAGAACATGGTTTTCAGATAGATGGGGATTGGATATAAACACATCAGGTAAATGGACTATGAATCGTAATTATACAGACCATTTACAACACGCTGTTGGTGTTGTATACAGATTTAATATTAAAAAAGATTTAACAGAAGAAGGAAAAGCTAAGTTAGAATTAATTAATGAAGAAAATGAAAAAAATCGAGTTAGCGATTCTATCATGTTAGCCAATAAACAAGCCGAAGAAGCTAGATTATTAAGTGAAAGATTAGAAAAGGAGAAAGAAGCAACAAGGCTTGCTGAACTTGAAAAGGAAAAGGCTGAGACTAGAAATAAAATACAAAGTAAAATAGATGCTTTAGAAAAAATACATTTCCCTTTCAACTCATCAAGTTTAACAGTAGTATCTAAAAATACATTAAATAAATTGTTGCAAATATTAAATGAGCACCCAAAATTGTCAATAGAAATCACCTCACATACCGATGCCAGGGGCTCTGATATTTATAACCATAAACTTTCTGAGAGCAGATTAAAAAGCACACTCGATTATTTATTTGATAATGCTGTTGAAAATGATAGAGTTGTTGGTAAAGCATTTGGAGAAGAAAAGCTTACTAATGAATGTGATGATCATGTTAAATGTACTGAACTCAAGCATCAACAAAACAGGAGATCCGAAATCAAAATTATCAGTTTTTAA
- a CDS encoding MarR family winged helix-turn-helix transcriptional regulator produces MGDISKDINSTFANNRIKALLNILYTANWISSYQNEFFKPYGISPQQYNILRILKGAGEPINVQLVKDRMIERSPNATRLMDKLCSKNYIERLACDYDRRVVKITITKEGHALLDAIPVNLNNELLKNLSEEEAEQLSNLLDKMR; encoded by the coding sequence ATGGGAGACATTAGTAAAGATATCAATTCAACATTCGCCAATAACAGAATTAAAGCGCTGTTAAACATTTTATATACAGCCAATTGGATTTCAAGTTACCAAAATGAGTTTTTTAAACCTTACGGAATATCGCCGCAACAATACAATATTCTTAGAATATTAAAAGGCGCCGGAGAGCCTATAAATGTTCAGCTTGTTAAAGATAGAATGATTGAACGTTCACCAAACGCTACACGATTGATGGATAAACTATGTTCTAAAAACTATATTGAACGTTTAGCTTGTGACTATGATAGGCGCGTAGTTAAAATAACAATTACTAAAGAAGGACATGCCCTTTTAGATGCCATTCCAGTTAATTTAAACAATGAATTATTAAAAAATTTAAGTGAAGAAGAAGCAGAACAATTAAGTAATCTGCTAGATAAAATGAGATAA